A genome region from Tolypothrix sp. PCC 7712 includes the following:
- the dapA gene encoding 4-hydroxy-tetrahydrodipicolinate synthase — translation MGDFGRVLTAMITPFKADGSVNYDVAAELAAHLANNGTDTLVVCGTTGESPTLSWEEEYHLFVEVLQAVAGKAKVIAGCGSNSTKEAIAATQKAAKIGVHGSLQVVPYYNKPPQAGLYQHFQAVAQACPDLPMLLYNIPGRTGQNLSAETVTRLAEIDNIVGIKEASGNLDQASEIRRLTPKEFQIYAGDDSLTLPLLAIGAKGVVSVASHLVGNQLQQMIQAFDLGKIQIATEIHLQLFPLFKALFLTTNPIPVKKALKLLGWEVGSTRPPLSEAEPEVSHKLEVVLKELSLL, via the coding sequence GTGGGAGATTTTGGCAGAGTTTTAACCGCTATGATTACGCCGTTTAAAGCAGACGGCAGTGTCAACTATGATGTAGCGGCAGAACTAGCGGCACATCTAGCTAACAACGGTACAGATACATTGGTGGTGTGTGGTACAACCGGGGAATCCCCTACCCTTAGTTGGGAAGAGGAATACCATTTGTTTGTTGAGGTGTTGCAGGCTGTAGCTGGAAAAGCCAAGGTGATAGCAGGGTGTGGTTCTAATTCCACAAAAGAAGCGATCGCCGCCACCCAAAAGGCAGCTAAAATAGGAGTACATGGGTCTTTACAAGTAGTTCCTTATTACAATAAGCCGCCGCAAGCAGGTCTGTACCAGCACTTTCAGGCGGTAGCGCAAGCCTGTCCCGACCTACCTATGTTGTTATACAACATTCCTGGTCGTACTGGTCAAAATCTGAGTGCCGAAACAGTTACCCGGTTAGCGGAGATTGATAATATTGTTGGTATCAAAGAAGCTAGTGGAAATTTAGACCAGGCGAGTGAGATTCGCCGCTTGACACCAAAAGAATTTCAGATTTACGCTGGTGATGATTCTTTAACTCTACCTTTGTTAGCGATCGGAGCAAAGGGTGTGGTCAGCGTTGCTTCTCATCTGGTAGGCAACCAACTACAGCAGATGATCCAAGCTTTTGATTTAGGTAAAATTCAAATTGCCACCGAGATTCATCTTCAACTTTTTCCGCTGTTTAAAGCTCTATTTTTAACGACAAATCCTATTCCAGTTAAAAAAGCATTAAAACTTCTAGGTTGGGAGGTAGGTTCAACTCGTCCGCCGTTATCTGAAGCTGAACCAGAAGTAAGTCATAAGTTAGAGGTGGTTCTGAAAGAACTTAGTTTACTCTAA
- a CDS encoding ribonuclease J — MAKNEADSALKIIPLGGLHEIGKNTCVFEYDDEIVLLDAGLAFPTEAMHGVNIVLPDMTYLRENRHKIKGMIVTHGHEDHIGGIAFHLKQFEIPVIYGPRLAMAMLEGKLEEAGVRDRTELRSVLPRDVVRIGKSFFVEYIRNTHSIADSFTVALHTPIGIVIHTGDFKIDHTPVDGERFDLQRLAEHGEKGVLCLLSDSTNSEVPGFTPSERSVYPNLDRVFSQATGRLFVTTFASSVHRINMILDLAQKHNRTVTVVGRSMLNLIAHARNLGYIKCPDNLLQPLHSVRGLPDDKVLILTTGSQGETMAAMTRIANKEHPHIKIREGDTVVFSANPIPGNTIAVVNTIDKLMLQGANVVYGRDKGIHVSGHGCQEDQKLMIALTKPKFFVPFHGEHRMLVKHAQTAQSMGIPAENMIIIQNGDIVELTEDSIGVAGKVPSGIELVDTTSSGMVSAKVLQERQRMASEGIVTIAAAIDWSGKLLAKPEIHLRGVVTSIERSLLQKWVQQRIEEILSVRWSEFAQPGEGEQPEVDWGGLQGTLERELQRSIRRELQCQPTVTLLMQIPDEPPVKVADGRRRRTRTAAQVAS; from the coding sequence ATGGCTAAAAACGAAGCTGATTCCGCCCTAAAAATTATTCCTTTGGGCGGTTTACATGAAATTGGTAAAAATACCTGTGTTTTTGAATATGACGATGAAATTGTCCTTTTAGATGCAGGTTTAGCCTTCCCCACAGAGGCAATGCATGGTGTAAATATTGTCCTGCCAGATATGACTTATCTCCGGGAAAATCGCCATAAAATTAAAGGCATGATTGTGACCCACGGTCATGAAGACCATATTGGTGGGATTGCATTTCACCTCAAACAGTTTGAAATACCTGTGATTTATGGACCGAGATTAGCAATGGCTATGCTGGAGGGTAAATTAGAAGAAGCGGGAGTACGCGATCGCACAGAATTAAGATCAGTTTTACCCAGGGATGTTGTGAGAATTGGGAAATCTTTCTTTGTAGAGTACATTCGCAATACCCACTCCATTGCTGATAGCTTTACAGTTGCCCTGCATACACCTATAGGCATAGTCATCCATACAGGAGACTTTAAAATTGACCATACCCCTGTGGATGGTGAAAGGTTTGACTTACAACGGTTAGCAGAACATGGCGAAAAAGGCGTACTGTGTTTGTTAAGCGATTCTACTAACTCAGAAGTGCCAGGATTTACACCTTCGGAACGTTCTGTATATCCCAATCTTGACCGCGTATTTTCACAAGCTACAGGGCGACTGTTTGTCACAACTTTTGCTTCTAGCGTCCATCGCATCAACATGATTTTGGATCTAGCACAGAAGCACAACCGCACAGTCACAGTGGTTGGGCGTTCGATGCTCAATTTAATTGCCCACGCACGTAATTTAGGTTACATCAAATGTCCAGATAATCTGCTGCAACCGTTGCACTCTGTTCGCGGTCTACCAGATGATAAAGTATTAATTCTGACTACTGGCTCGCAGGGTGAGACAATGGCAGCGATGACCCGCATTGCCAATAAAGAACATCCCCACATTAAAATTCGCGAAGGTGATACGGTAGTTTTCTCCGCTAACCCGATTCCAGGAAACACGATCGCAGTTGTCAATACTATAGATAAATTAATGCTCCAAGGAGCAAATGTAGTCTATGGTCGAGATAAGGGAATTCACGTTTCTGGTCACGGTTGTCAAGAAGACCAAAAACTGATGATTGCTTTAACTAAACCGAAGTTTTTCGTACCCTTCCACGGCGAACATCGAATGTTGGTGAAGCACGCCCAAACAGCTCAAAGTATGGGCATTCCCGCCGAAAACATGATTATTATCCAGAATGGCGACATCGTGGAGTTGACAGAAGACTCGATTGGTGTGGCTGGAAAAGTACCCTCAGGAATTGAACTGGTGGATACTACTAGTTCTGGAATGGTTAGCGCTAAAGTCTTGCAAGAACGCCAACGCATGGCTTCCGAAGGTATTGTTACCATCGCTGCTGCCATTGATTGGAGTGGTAAATTGTTAGCTAAACCAGAAATTCACCTACGGGGCGTAGTTACAAGTATAGAGCGATCGCTGTTGCAAAAATGGGTACAACAGCGCATTGAAGAAATATTAAGCGTTCGCTGGTCAGAATTTGCCCAACCTGGTGAAGGCGAGCAACCTGAAGTCGATTGGGGTGGATTGCAAGGAACTTTGGAAAGAGAGTTGCAACGTTCCATCCGTCGGGAACTGCAATGTCAACCAACTGTGACATTGTTGATGCAGATTCCTGATGAGCCACCTGTAAAAGTCGCTGATGGGAGAAGACGGCGGACTAGAACTGCAGCTCAGGTAGCATCGTAA
- a CDS encoding DNA cytosine methyltransferase: MLKVLDIFAGAGGFSLGFKLAGNIIIGAIEEDKWAAETFAYNHKEAKVLIGDIQNFSDEYLLDEFKDNLPDVILGGPPCQGYSICRKNAGDPKDPRNSLFQEFLRIGKLFQPDLLIMENVPGLIKAKTILGESVINIIKSELEQIGYYVYIDILEAFKYGIPQIRRRLFVIASRDKLERPFPAPTHYFQDGEQLQIFDSHLKPCASLWDAISDLPDINAREGQEEMKYDREPTNEYQCQMRIGSQKVYNHVAMKHSKRTIERFELMSWGESLADIPEHLKPYKRNSNGIISETVYDQNSRRLHPYKLCHTIPASFYANFVHPYKNRNFTAREGARIQSFPDWFVFKGKPTVVSHKLLQREGRVEEKHLCQYNQIGNAVPPLLAKSIAENILN, from the coding sequence TTGCTAAAAGTACTTGATATATTTGCAGGCGCTGGTGGATTTAGTCTGGGGTTTAAGCTGGCAGGAAATATAATTATAGGAGCTATAGAAGAAGATAAATGGGCGGCGGAAACGTTTGCGTATAATCACAAAGAAGCAAAAGTACTTATTGGAGATATACAAAATTTTTCAGATGAATACTTGTTAGATGAGTTTAAAGATAATTTACCTGATGTTATTTTAGGTGGCCCCCCATGCCAGGGATACTCAATATGTAGGAAAAATGCAGGTGATCCAAAAGACCCTAGAAACTCTCTTTTCCAAGAATTTTTAAGAATTGGAAAATTATTCCAACCAGACTTATTAATTATGGAAAATGTACCAGGACTTATAAAAGCTAAGACAATTCTAGGTGAATCTGTTATTAACATTATAAAATCAGAACTAGAACAGATTGGATATTATGTATATATTGATATCTTAGAAGCTTTTAAATATGGAATACCACAAATAAGGCGAAGGCTATTTGTGATTGCCTCTCGTGATAAACTTGAAAGACCCTTTCCAGCCCCTACTCATTATTTTCAAGATGGGGAACAGCTACAAATATTTGATTCCCATCTGAAACCATGCGCTTCATTATGGGATGCTATTTCTGATCTACCTGATATCAATGCCAGAGAAGGTCAAGAGGAAATGAAATATGATAGAGAACCTACTAATGAGTACCAGTGTCAAATGCGAATAGGTTCGCAAAAAGTTTACAACCACGTAGCAATGAAACATTCTAAGCGGACTATAGAACGTTTTGAATTAATGTCTTGGGGAGAATCACTAGCTGATATTCCTGAACATTTAAAGCCATATAAAAGAAATAGTAATGGAATTATATCTGAAACAGTCTACGATCAAAACAGTAGAAGATTACACCCATATAAACTCTGCCATACTATTCCTGCATCATTCTATGCAAATTTTGTACATCCCTATAAAAATAGGAACTTTACTGCTAGAGAAGGCGCAAGAATTCAATCATTTCCTGATTGGTTTGTATTTAAAGGTAAACCGACTGTAGTTAGTCATAAGCTACTTCAGAGAGAAGGTAGAGTAGAGGAAAAACATCTCTGCCAATATAATCAGATTGGTAATGCAGTACCGCCACTATTAGCAAAATCTATTGCTGAAAACATTCTTAATTAG
- a CDS encoding Bpu10I family restriction endonuclease, translating to MLVHGANLSTKENHRSKYKDSVSKEYLAEIRSKYDNWHKQNIDLVGPGVIKAETDIETIQKRVAFFEEYKNFIDQQHYAEKFDSRSNLHSSALEEFLYYLFKDLVSDFGERALMGKSHTFKDIFFAAPNYTKMLETPYARIEKKDHDFVIGVTVLASLQTSKSGLSNIQNYDLNLEEQTEVVDDAVAKAADILRELDQNIEKPIEGPLVVPTESLSAFSKTLTAGNSEEHFFDIPVIAIECKTYLDKTMLEGSSRAAEEVKARNPNGLYIVVMEWLKLSDAVNLRKYKVDQIYVLRKQKNTDREYRYLDSYVKNSIDPNVVWHLFDTVRKHLTTDWAGSVEQGLQRGWLI from the coding sequence ATGCTAGTACATGGCGCGAATTTAAGTACAAAAGAAAATCATAGATCAAAATACAAAGATTCTGTAAGTAAAGAATATTTAGCTGAAATTCGGTCTAAATATGATAATTGGCACAAACAAAATATCGATTTAGTTGGGCCCGGTGTAATTAAAGCAGAAACTGATATAGAAACAATACAAAAACGCGTAGCATTTTTTGAGGAATATAAGAACTTTATTGATCAACAGCATTATGCTGAAAAATTTGACTCTAGATCAAACTTACACTCAAGTGCCTTAGAGGAGTTTTTATACTATTTGTTTAAGGATTTAGTGAGTGATTTTGGAGAGCGTGCATTGATGGGAAAATCTCATACTTTCAAGGATATTTTCTTTGCAGCGCCCAATTACACCAAAATGTTGGAAACACCTTACGCAAGGATTGAGAAAAAGGATCATGATTTTGTTATAGGAGTCACAGTTTTAGCTTCTTTACAGACGAGTAAATCAGGCTTATCAAATATACAAAATTATGATTTAAATCTTGAAGAACAGACTGAAGTTGTCGATGATGCAGTAGCAAAGGCTGCGGACATTTTAAGAGAATTAGATCAAAATATAGAAAAGCCAATTGAAGGCCCGCTTGTAGTACCTACTGAAAGCTTATCAGCATTCAGTAAAACTTTGACTGCTGGTAATTCAGAAGAGCATTTTTTTGATATTCCTGTAATTGCAATAGAATGTAAAACATATCTTGATAAAACAATGCTAGAAGGCTCATCTAGAGCAGCAGAAGAAGTAAAAGCCCGAAATCCCAACGGATTATATATTGTAGTAATGGAGTGGCTCAAGCTTTCTGATGCAGTAAATTTGCGAAAATATAAGGTTGATCAAATTTATGTTTTACGTAAACAAAAAAATACTGATAGAGAATATAGATACCTTGATAGCTACGTTAAAAATTCAATTGATCCTAATGTCGTGTGGCATCTGTTTGATACGGTAAGGAAACACTTAACTACAGACTGGGCGGGTAGTGTAGAACAAGGGCTGCAACGTGGTTGGTTAATTTAA
- a CDS encoding anion transporter: MTVLQFAIYGVLGLTYLGLALGYIPGLRMNRATIALVGSAFLIALGAVNLQEAWQAIDANTIVFLLSMMVVNASLTYAGFFGRSLSLLLSITRSPLGLLIALTFGSGILSAVFLNDTIALIFTPLTLSLTQALSLNPIPYLLAIAGATNIGSVCTLSGNPQNILIGSFSGIPYLDFLRALAPVALIGLAIQVGLLWLLYPDVRSTQPCQELSSNNKNRIFKPLFNKTLVITTGLLIAFAMGLPLAESALVAASLLLITRRIKPQRILQKVDWNLLVMFSGLFILTRVTQKLNLLQPFTHAVNTSASFLTVTVILSNLISNVPAVLLLHPLIPKDDTHYWLLLAAGSTLAGNLTLFGSVANLIVVEAATNLGYKLTFIEHLRFGVPLTFFTLILVYLWI, from the coding sequence GTGACTGTCTTGCAATTTGCAATCTATGGCGTATTAGGACTGACTTACCTGGGGTTAGCATTGGGCTACATTCCTGGTTTGCGGATGAACCGTGCCACTATCGCCCTAGTGGGATCGGCGTTTTTAATTGCCTTGGGTGCTGTCAATTTACAAGAAGCTTGGCAGGCAATTGATGCTAACACCATCGTATTTTTACTGAGCATGATGGTAGTTAATGCCAGCCTTACCTATGCAGGATTTTTTGGGCGATCGCTCTCATTGCTATTGAGTATAACCCGCAGTCCTCTGGGATTATTAATTGCTTTAACTTTTGGTAGTGGTATTCTCTCCGCCGTATTTCTTAACGACACAATAGCGCTAATTTTTACACCACTAACCTTGAGCCTAACTCAAGCATTGAGTTTAAATCCTATACCTTATTTATTAGCGATCGCAGGTGCAACTAATATAGGTTCTGTTTGCACTCTCAGCGGTAACCCCCAAAATATTTTAATTGGTTCCTTTTCCGGGATTCCCTACCTAGATTTTCTGCGCGCACTTGCTCCCGTAGCTTTAATTGGTTTAGCAATTCAGGTAGGATTGCTATGGCTACTTTATCCTGATGTCCGTTCCACCCAACCATGTCAAGAGTTAAGTAGTAACAATAAAAATCGTATTTTTAAACCCTTATTTAATAAAACTTTAGTCATCACTACAGGGTTACTTATTGCTTTTGCGATGGGTTTACCTTTAGCCGAATCTGCTTTAGTTGCTGCTAGTTTATTGTTGATTACGCGGCGAATTAAACCACAGCGCATTTTGCAAAAAGTAGATTGGAATTTACTAGTGATGTTTTCAGGATTATTTATTCTGACGCGCGTCACACAAAAGTTAAATTTATTGCAGCCATTTACTCATGCAGTCAACACTTCTGCCAGTTTTTTGACTGTAACTGTTATCTTATCTAATCTGATTTCCAATGTTCCGGCAGTACTTTTATTGCATCCTCTAATTCCCAAAGATGATACCCACTATTGGCTATTACTAGCAGCCGGCTCTACATTAGCAGGTAATCTTACTTTATTTGGTTCAGTTGCTAACTTAATAGTTGTTGAAGCGGCTACAAACTTAGGCTACAAACTGACATTTATCGAGCATTTACGCTTTGGCGTACCACTTACTTTTTTTACCCTAATTCTAGTTTACCTATGGATTTAG
- a CDS encoding Mo-dependent nitrogenase C-terminal domain-containing protein: MKVFDNTTKRIFLASWVSINPAEANNTDVTQLHSAAAKSKFDILQPLRQTVDKIQVRDRKLAHRLCQIIPSQCPFERDVKLFGKTLFHIPPMCKLNPLYEEVVSLRFRALCYLADECGEDVSQYC, encoded by the coding sequence ATGAAGGTATTTGATAATACCACGAAAAGAATTTTTCTCGCAAGTTGGGTATCAATAAATCCAGCAGAAGCCAACAATACCGATGTAACTCAGCTACATAGTGCTGCTGCTAAGTCTAAATTTGATATTCTCCAGCCCTTACGACAAACCGTAGACAAAATACAAGTACGCGATCGCAAATTAGCGCACCGCTTGTGTCAAATAATTCCTTCCCAATGTCCTTTTGAGCGTGATGTCAAGTTATTTGGCAAAACCTTATTTCACATTCCGCCAATGTGTAAGCTGAATCCTTTGTATGAAGAAGTTGTGAGCTTACGTTTCCGGGCATTATGCTATCTAGCTGATGAATGTGGAGAGGATGTGTCTCAGTACTGTTAA
- a CDS encoding caspase family protein, with translation MTNYWAIAIGINQYHLFQPLDCAKADAEALKDLLVTQAGFTPQNCLLMTDTSPPLNKDKSTYPTRENILLLLEDLAASSWQPQDHLWLFFSGYGINYKGQDYLMPVEGNPDLVQETGIELRSLMQSLQLTNLNVLLLLDINRAFGTQADAPVGQETIELAQELQLATILSCQPEQFSHESRELGHGFFTAALLEALRSGRGTNLADLERYLSLLTPQLCQHYWRPTQNPIAVLPSQQQVILPAPQPPTIPTKSEVNSVIFPEESFVVARAAPALENSPKTSANLEKTGINRPVQGVETTVSRRSKPGKSAQLTVGNENFPAQPVSGSASKFTSQALLHPEEKFKQLPPSSPEESGRERFIPDASPGYISQAPVTQPNTPFWKQLLWWLGGGLLIVGLVAVVFLRNQSKFGITEVFRTSTNTATNQPQDINTLPSTRPITTAASPTPEPKPSNSPPVVNPESQTRSQAVLDLAKMSLRETQASDLSLAIATARKIQPGEPLYEQAQEDIKIWSRMILDLAEGRAQQKQYASAVAAAQLITKDESLYPKAQALINQWRLEAKQYVSNKTLLDAANALIKSGQASTYNRAIEVAKKVPPGQPGFDVAQKSINKWSEKILDVAKNRAVQGELNAAIETAALVPEMTSAYEDAQEAIQKWQVRRIKN, from the coding sequence ATGACAAATTACTGGGCGATCGCAATTGGAATTAATCAATATCATCTATTTCAACCTTTAGATTGCGCCAAAGCAGATGCTGAGGCACTCAAGGATTTATTGGTGACACAGGCAGGTTTCACGCCGCAAAACTGCCTGTTGATGACAGATACTTCACCACCGCTTAATAAAGATAAATCTACCTATCCGACGAGGGAAAATATCCTGCTGTTATTGGAGGATTTAGCCGCATCATCTTGGCAACCACAAGACCATCTGTGGTTATTCTTTAGCGGTTATGGCATCAACTACAAAGGTCAAGATTACTTAATGCCAGTGGAAGGGAACCCCGATCTCGTGCAGGAGACTGGTATAGAATTGCGATCGCTGATGCAAAGTCTGCAACTTACTAATTTAAATGTATTGCTACTACTGGATATTAACCGTGCTTTTGGTACTCAAGCCGATGCTCCCGTAGGGCAAGAAACCATAGAACTAGCTCAAGAACTACAACTGGCGACAATTCTGTCTTGCCAACCAGAGCAATTTTCCCATGAAAGCCGTGAACTAGGTCATGGCTTCTTTACCGCAGCGTTATTGGAAGCTTTGCGTTCTGGTCGTGGCACTAACTTGGCGGATTTGGAACGCTACTTGAGTTTGCTTACGCCACAATTATGTCAACATTACTGGCGACCTACGCAAAACCCGATCGCTGTGCTTCCATCTCAGCAGCAGGTTATCTTACCAGCACCGCAACCCCCTACTATCCCAACTAAAAGCGAAGTAAACTCCGTGATTTTTCCGGAAGAATCCTTCGTTGTCGCACGTGCAGCACCTGCTCTAGAAAATTCTCCCAAAACTTCAGCAAATTTAGAAAAAACGGGTATCAACCGACCAGTTCAAGGAGTGGAAACTACTGTCAGTCGTAGATCCAAACCCGGAAAATCTGCTCAGTTGACGGTAGGAAATGAGAACTTTCCCGCTCAACCAGTCTCAGGTTCAGCTAGTAAATTCACCTCTCAAGCGCTTCTTCACCCAGAGGAGAAGTTTAAACAACTACCGCCATCTTCCCCAGAAGAAAGTGGTAGGGAAAGGTTTATTCCTGATGCTTCCCCTGGTTACATTTCCCAAGCGCCTGTAACTCAGCCAAATACACCATTTTGGAAACAGTTGTTGTGGTGGCTTGGCGGTGGTTTGTTAATAGTTGGTTTAGTTGCAGTAGTTTTTCTCCGCAATCAATCAAAATTTGGCATTACCGAAGTATTTAGGACATCAACTAATACAGCTACTAATCAGCCACAAGACATCAATACTTTACCAAGTACTCGTCCTATCACAACTGCCGCTTCTCCAACTCCAGAGCCAAAACCATCAAATTCGCCACCAGTAGTTAATCCTGAGTCACAAACACGGAGTCAAGCAGTCTTAGATCTGGCGAAAATGTCCCTGAGAGAAACTCAGGCTAGCGATTTAAGTTTAGCGATCGCCACGGCGCGCAAAATTCAACCAGGTGAACCGCTTTACGAACAAGCTCAGGAAGATATTAAAATCTGGAGTCGCATGATTTTAGATTTGGCAGAAGGTCGCGCTCAACAAAAACAGTATGCCAGTGCCGTAGCTGCCGCACAATTAATTACTAAAGACGAATCTCTGTATCCTAAAGCACAAGCATTGATTAACCAATGGCGACTAGAAGCCAAGCAGTATGTCAGTAACAAAACTCTTTTAGATGCTGCTAATGCGTTAATTAAATCAGGACAAGCATCTACATATAATCGGGCAATCGAAGTTGCAAAAAAAGTCCCACCAGGACAGCCAGGCTTCGATGTTGCCCAAAAATCAATTAATAAATGGAGCGAAAAGATTTTGGACGTAGCGAAAAATCGTGCAGTCCAAGGTGAACTCAATGCAGCAATTGAAACCGCAGCCTTAGTGCCAGAAATGACATCTGCCTATGAAGATGCTCAAGAAGCCATCCAAAAATGGCAAGTTAGGCGGATAAAAAATTAG
- the rpmF gene encoding 50S ribosomal protein L32, translating into MAVPKKKTSKSKRDKRRATWRHKAAVEAQKALSMGKSILTGRSTFVYPSAEEEEAEEE; encoded by the coding sequence ATGGCTGTTCCTAAGAAGAAAACATCTAAATCCAAGAGAGATAAACGCCGCGCTACCTGGAGACATAAAGCTGCTGTTGAGGCTCAAAAAGCTCTTTCAATGGGCAAGTCTATTTTGACTGGACGCTCTACATTTGTTTATCCAAGTGCTGAAGAAGAGGAAGCAGAAGAAGAATAA
- a CDS encoding sulfite oxidase-like oxidoreductase: MLGKFFQKPEQQENERVPPGQYLAKGFPVLTYGATPQINTEEWEFKVWGLAKPATFTWADFMALPQSEFTADFHCVTRWSKLDVKWTGIKVTDFMSLIEVDPQAVHVMEHCYGGYTTNISMADFLREENFFAFNLFGEPLPAEHGGPLRLVVPHLYAWKSAKWINGLEFLSREELGFWERNGYHQRGEPWAEERYSY; encoded by the coding sequence ATGTTAGGAAAATTTTTTCAGAAACCAGAGCAACAAGAGAACGAACGGGTACCTCCTGGCCAATATCTAGCTAAGGGGTTCCCTGTTTTAACTTATGGTGCAACACCGCAAATAAATACGGAAGAATGGGAATTTAAAGTTTGGGGTTTGGCAAAACCTGCCACTTTTACATGGGCAGATTTTATGGCTTTACCTCAATCTGAATTCACAGCAGATTTTCACTGCGTAACTCGCTGGTCTAAACTCGATGTTAAGTGGACTGGGATTAAAGTTACAGATTTTATGAGTTTGATAGAGGTAGATCCCCAAGCAGTTCATGTGATGGAACATTGCTATGGTGGCTACACTACAAATATCTCAATGGCAGATTTTCTGCGTGAAGAAAATTTCTTTGCTTTTAATTTGTTTGGTGAACCTTTACCAGCAGAACATGGTGGGCCTCTGCGGTTAGTTGTTCCCCATCTTTATGCTTGGAAAAGTGCTAAGTGGATTAATGGTTTAGAGTTTCTCAGTCGTGAAGAACTGGGTTTTTGGGAGCGTAATGGTTACCACCAACGTGGTGAACCTTGGGCGGAAGAGCGTTATAGTTACTAA
- a CDS encoding aldehyde dehydrogenase, translated as MIGELSITAADIIRKQRELFQTGKTKDVAFRIAQLKILKQAILDNESAIVQALKADLHKPEFETYATEIFVLKEIDYAIKNLKNWVKPQKAAVPIEFLQYSAKIYPEPLGVVLIIGPWNYPFNLITSPLVGAIASGNCTILKPSELAPHTSSLLAEIIAKYFEPAYIALVEGGVETSQNLLAEKFDHIFFTGGTSVGKIVMEAAAKHLTPVTLELGGKSPCIVDNEINLEQTARRITWGKFINAGQTCIAPDYILVDKKIKNNLIDAIKKCIKEFYGDNPAKSPDFARIISQKHFDRLANLLKNGEVIIGGEINSEELYIAPTLLDNVSLEDAVMQEEIFGPILPIIEYGDIKDAIALINSRPKPLALYLFTQNKSLQKRILQETSSGGVCLNDTVLQFGVPSLPFGGVSDSGIGSYHGKASFDTFSHRKSVLQNSFLLDINWRYAPYQGKLAFLKRILGY; from the coding sequence ATGATTGGTGAATTATCAATAACTGCGGCTGATATTATTCGGAAACAGCGTGAGTTGTTTCAAACTGGTAAAACCAAAGATGTTGCTTTTCGGATTGCACAACTGAAAATTTTGAAGCAAGCAATTCTGGATAATGAATCAGCAATTGTGCAAGCATTAAAAGCTGATTTACATAAACCAGAATTTGAAACTTACGCTACAGAAATTTTCGTCCTTAAAGAAATTGATTATGCAATTAAAAATCTTAAAAATTGGGTAAAGCCGCAGAAAGCCGCAGTTCCTATTGAATTTTTACAATATTCAGCCAAGATTTATCCAGAGCCGTTAGGAGTTGTTTTAATTATCGGCCCTTGGAACTATCCATTTAACTTAATTACCTCACCCTTAGTAGGTGCGATCGCATCTGGTAATTGTACAATTCTCAAACCTTCAGAACTAGCACCTCATACCTCTAGCCTACTGGCTGAGATAATTGCTAAATACTTTGAGCCAGCATATATTGCATTGGTAGAAGGAGGTGTAGAAACTAGCCAAAATCTGCTAGCAGAAAAATTTGACCACATATTTTTTACTGGTGGTACAAGTGTAGGCAAAATAGTCATGGAAGCCGCTGCAAAACACCTCACACCAGTTACTTTAGAATTAGGTGGGAAAAGCCCTTGTATTGTAGATAATGAAATCAATCTAGAACAAACTGCAAGGCGAATTACTTGGGGTAAGTTTATTAATGCTGGACAAACTTGTATCGCTCCTGACTATATTTTAGTTGATAAAAAAATTAAAAATAATCTAATCGATGCTATCAAAAAATGTATCAAAGAATTTTATGGAGATAACCCTGCCAAGAGTCCAGATTTTGCCAGGATTATCTCTCAAAAACACTTTGATAGGTTAGCAAATCTCCTCAAAAATGGTGAAGTAATTATTGGTGGAGAAATCAATTCAGAAGAACTTTATATTGCTCCCACACTGCTGGATAACGTTTCTTTAGAAGATGCAGTGATGCAGGAAGAAATTTTTGGGCCGATTTTGCCCATCATTGAATATGGTGACATTAAAGACGCGATCGCCCTAATTAACTCTCGACCAAAACCCTTAGCTTTATACTTATTTACCCAAAATAAAAGCCTGCAAAAGCGCATTTTGCAGGAAACTTCATCTGGTGGAGTTTGTCTCAACGATACAGTTTTGCAATTTGGTGTTCCTTCTTTACCCTTTGGTGGTGTGAGTGATAGTGGTATTGGCAGCTATCACGGTAAAGCCAGTTTTGACACCTTCTCCCACCGTAAAAGCGTCTTGCAAAACTCCTTTTTATTGGATATAAATTGGCGTTACGCTCCCTATCAAGGAAAATTAGCTTTCCTCAAACGAATTCTTGGTTACTAA